A single region of the Streptomyces sp. AM 4-1-1 genome encodes:
- a CDS encoding trypsin-like peptidase domain-containing protein has protein sequence MDAYLSRGPARRLLPPLVAGLCVIALVGGCAGTDTNASDTGAAVPGAAPERGPASRQQAPAPRAATTDLQSEYQAVIKDVLPSVVQIDASDSLGSGVVYDDKGHIVTNAHVIGDEKKFKVSVATGGKVLDASLVAAYPAQDLAVIKLDDVPDGLKAAKFGSSSEVDVGQIVMAMGSPLGLSSSVTQGIVSALGRTVSESRSDGGTGATIANMVQTSAAINPGNSGGALVNLKSEVIGIPTLAAADPQLGEGAAQGIGFAIPASMVRTVADQIIKNGKVTVSGRAGLNITGRTVVDDRYKPVGVAVVTAAKGGAAEKAGIRSGDIITKAGDTVVTTITSLAEALASDKPGQRVTVTYLRGDAKRTAEVTLGEI, from the coding sequence ATGGACGCATACCTCTCGCGCGGCCCCGCCCGCCGACTGCTGCCGCCCCTGGTCGCGGGCCTCTGCGTGATCGCCCTGGTGGGCGGTTGCGCGGGCACGGACACGAACGCGTCGGACACCGGCGCCGCGGTGCCGGGCGCCGCCCCGGAACGGGGCCCCGCGTCCCGGCAGCAGGCCCCGGCGCCCCGGGCCGCCACCACGGATCTGCAGAGCGAGTACCAGGCCGTCATCAAGGACGTGCTGCCGTCGGTCGTGCAGATCGACGCGTCCGACAGCCTGGGTTCGGGCGTCGTCTACGACGACAAGGGCCACATCGTCACCAACGCCCACGTGATCGGGGACGAGAAGAAGTTCAAGGTCAGTGTCGCCACCGGCGGCAAGGTGCTCGACGCCTCGCTGGTCGCGGCGTACCCGGCTCAGGACCTGGCCGTCATCAAGCTGGACGACGTCCCGGACGGGCTGAAGGCCGCGAAGTTCGGCTCGTCGTCGGAGGTCGACGTGGGGCAGATCGTGATGGCGATGGGCTCGCCGCTCGGCCTGTCCAGCAGCGTCACCCAGGGCATCGTCTCGGCGCTCGGCCGGACGGTGAGCGAGAGCCGGTCGGACGGCGGGACCGGGGCGACCATCGCCAACATGGTGCAGACGTCGGCGGCGATCAACCCGGGCAACAGCGGTGGCGCGCTGGTGAACCTGAAGAGCGAGGTCATCGGCATCCCCACGCTGGCGGCGGCGGACCCGCAGCTGGGCGAGGGCGCGGCGCAGGGGATCGGTTTCGCGATCCCGGCCTCGATGGTACGGACGGTCGCCGACCAGATCATCAAGAACGGCAAGGTCACGGTCTCGGGCCGGGCGGGGCTGAACATCACCGGCCGTACGGTCGTCGACGACCGCTACAAGCCGGTGGGCGTCGCGGTGGTCACCGCCGCGAAGGGCGGCGCGGCCGAGAAGGCGGGCATCCGGTCGGGCGACATCATCACGAAGGCCGGCGACACCGTCGTCACGACCATCACGTCCCTGGCGGAGGCCCTGGCCTCCGACAAACCGGGGCAGCGGGTGACGGTGACCTATCTGCGCGGCGACGCGAAGAGGACGGCCGAAGTGACGCTGGGCGAGATCTGA
- a CDS encoding DUF3043 domain-containing protein has protein sequence MFRSRSKEEKAPTGKVTADLSKQPRDPQAPKGRPTPRRNEAQTQRRRASSAPTDRKEAMKRQREARRSDLAKQREALASGDERYLPARDKGPVRRFVRDFVDSRFCIAEYFLPLAVIILILSVVQVRNIQNITLLLWLGVIVLIVIDSIGLAFRLRKQLGERFPGTPRRGAVLYGLMRTLQMRRLRLPKPQVKRGERP, from the coding sequence GTGTTCCGTAGCCGTTCCAAGGAAGAGAAGGCCCCCACCGGCAAGGTGACGGCGGACCTCTCCAAGCAGCCCCGCGACCCCCAGGCTCCCAAGGGTCGCCCCACCCCCAGGCGCAACGAGGCCCAGACGCAGCGGCGTCGTGCGTCGAGTGCGCCGACCGACCGCAAGGAGGCCATGAAGCGCCAGCGCGAAGCGCGCCGGAGTGATCTGGCCAAGCAGCGCGAGGCGCTGGCGAGCGGTGACGAACGCTATCTGCCGGCCCGCGACAAGGGCCCGGTGCGGCGCTTCGTCCGGGACTTCGTGGACTCGCGCTTCTGCATCGCGGAGTATTTCCTGCCGCTCGCGGTGATCATCCTGATCCTCAGCGTGGTCCAGGTCCGGAACATCCAGAACATCACCCTGCTGCTCTGGCTCGGTGTGATCGTGCTGATCGTCATCGACTCGATCGGCCTGGCGTTCCGGCTCCGCAAGCAGCTCGGGGAGCGGTTCCCGGGCACGCCGAGGCGTGGCGCGGTGCTCTACGGGCTGATGCGCACGCTCCAGATGCGTCGGCTTCGTCTGCCGAAGCCGCAGGTCAAGCGTGGAGAACGACCCTGA
- a CDS encoding methyltransferase domain-containing protein, with the protein MRQELVGRQLDEQIAARFPVGQRLRILDVGMGQGTQALRLARAGHTVTGLESDAAMLRVARESLAGEPEGIRERVRLIEGDGRDTGVHFLPGSFDVVLCHGVLMYVPEPDPMLAGLARMLAPGGLLSLLVRNADALAMRSGNAGDWGAALAAFDTDSYTNRLGLPVRADRLGTLTATLAGIAAPLHAWYGVRVFTDNVSNDVELPEAAELERILTVEDRAGRTDPYRGVAALLHLCGVRG; encoded by the coding sequence GTGCGGCAGGAGCTCGTGGGGCGGCAGCTGGACGAGCAGATAGCCGCCCGGTTCCCCGTCGGGCAGCGGCTGCGCATCCTCGACGTCGGCATGGGGCAGGGCACCCAGGCGCTCCGTCTGGCCCGCGCCGGGCACACGGTGACCGGTCTGGAGTCCGACGCGGCCATGCTGCGGGTCGCCCGTGAATCACTGGCGGGTGAGCCCGAGGGCATCCGGGAACGGGTCCGGCTGATCGAGGGCGACGGCCGGGACACCGGCGTGCACTTCCTGCCGGGCAGCTTCGACGTGGTGCTCTGTCACGGCGTGCTGATGTACGTCCCCGAGCCCGATCCGATGCTGGCGGGCCTGGCCCGGATGCTGGCACCGGGCGGACTGCTCTCCCTGCTCGTACGGAACGCCGACGCGCTGGCGATGCGGTCCGGGAACGCCGGGGACTGGGGCGCGGCGCTGGCCGCGTTCGACACGGACTCGTACACCAACCGGCTCGGCCTTCCGGTGCGGGCCGACCGGCTCGGCACGCTCACGGCCACGCTCGCCGGGATCGCGGCGCCGCTGCACGCCTGGTACGGCGTGCGGGTCTTCACGGACAACGTGAGCAACGACGTGGAGCTGCCCGAAGCGGCCGAACTGGAGCGGATACTGACGGTCGAGGACCGGGCGGGGCGCACCGATCCGTATCGCGGGGTGGCGGCGCTGCTGCATCTCTGCGGCGTCCGGGGGTAG
- the cobT gene encoding nicotinate-nucleotide--dimethylbenzimidazole phosphoribosyltransferase produces the protein MNLDDFSDLIERPDGGVRRDAEERRARQIVPPGALGRLDELGEWLSAAQQTVAVKPIEQPRVVLFAGDHGVAGLGVSGRAAGSTHELVRAALDGASPVAVLARRFGVPLRVVDAGLDCDPELLPEHVVRHRVRRGSGRIDIEDALTAEEAERAVRLGVAIADEEADSGTDLVVLGDLSVGGTTAAATLVAALCGTDASVVTGRGGAGIDDLAWMRKCAAIRDALRRARPVLGDQLELLAAVGGADLAAMTGFLLQSAVRRMPVILDGVVASACALVAQRAAFRAPDWWLAGQLSGEPAQAKALDRMALNPLLDHGVTVGEGSGALLALPLVQAAAALAAELPERTPEKPEEPVSAEESAGTGSDEYSRGGDGVGSGSTEAV, from the coding sequence GTGAATCTGGACGACTTCTCCGACCTGATCGAACGCCCCGACGGTGGCGTGCGGCGCGACGCCGAGGAACGCCGGGCGCGCCAGATCGTGCCCCCGGGCGCGCTCGGACGCCTGGACGAGTTGGGCGAATGGCTCTCGGCCGCGCAGCAGACCGTCGCCGTCAAGCCGATCGAGCAGCCGCGCGTGGTCCTCTTCGCGGGTGATCACGGGGTGGCCGGGCTCGGGGTGTCCGGACGGGCGGCCGGGAGCACGCACGAGCTCGTGCGTGCGGCGCTGGACGGCGCGAGCCCGGTCGCGGTGCTGGCCCGCCGGTTCGGCGTTCCCCTGCGGGTCGTCGACGCGGGTCTCGACTGCGATCCGGAGCTGTTGCCGGAGCACGTCGTGCGGCACCGGGTGCGGCGCGGCAGCGGTCGGATCGACATCGAGGACGCGCTCACGGCGGAGGAGGCCGAGCGGGCGGTACGGCTCGGGGTGGCCATCGCCGACGAGGAGGCCGACTCGGGCACCGATCTCGTGGTGCTCGGCGATCTGAGCGTCGGCGGGACCACGGCAGCCGCCACCCTCGTCGCGGCGCTGTGCGGCACGGACGCCTCGGTGGTCACCGGGCGCGGCGGCGCGGGCATCGACGACCTCGCGTGGATGCGCAAGTGCGCGGCGATCAGGGACGCGCTGCGCCGGGCCCGGCCCGTACTCGGTGATCAGCTGGAGCTGCTGGCGGCGGTCGGCGGCGCGGACCTGGCGGCGATGACCGGCTTCCTGTTGCAGAGCGCGGTGCGCCGGATGCCGGTGATCCTGGACGGGGTGGTCGCGTCGGCCTGCGCGCTGGTCGCGCAGCGGGCGGCGTTCCGGGCGCCGGACTGGTGGCTGGCGGGCCAGCTGAGCGGTGAGCCGGCGCAGGCGAAGGCACTGGACCGGATGGCGCTCAACCCGTTGCTCGACCACGGCGTCACTGTGGGAGAGGGAAGCGGAGCACTGCTCGCCCTCCCGCTCGTACAGGCCGCCGCCGCACTGGCCGCGGAGCTGCCCGAGCGAACACCTGAGAAGCCGGAAGAACCCGTGTCGGCCGAGGAGTCGGCGGGCACGGGAA
- a CDS encoding PspA/IM30 family protein: protein MKRMGMIFRAKANKALDRAEDPRETLDYSYQKQLELLQKVRRGVADVATSRKRLELQLNQLQGQSSKLEDQGRKALALGREDLAREALSRRAALQQQVTDLETQHQTLQGEEEKLTLAAQRLQAKVDAFRTKKETIKATYTAAQAQTRIGEAFSGISEEMGDVGLAIQRAEDKTQQLQARAGAIDELLASGALDDPSGTAKDDIAAELDRISGGTDVELELQRMKAELAGGSTPQQAIEGGPQDASQAQPQQSPNKFDKQ, encoded by the coding sequence ATGAAGCGTATGGGGATGATCTTCCGCGCGAAGGCGAACAAGGCCCTTGACCGGGCCGAAGACCCGCGCGAGACCCTCGATTACTCGTACCAGAAGCAGCTGGAGCTGCTTCAGAAGGTGCGCCGCGGCGTCGCCGACGTGGCGACCTCGCGCAAGCGTCTGGAACTGCAGCTCAACCAGCTGCAGGGACAGTCGTCCAAGCTGGAGGACCAGGGCCGCAAGGCGCTGGCGCTCGGCCGGGAGGACCTCGCCCGCGAGGCACTGTCCCGCCGGGCCGCGCTCCAGCAGCAGGTCACCGACCTGGAGACGCAGCACCAGACGCTCCAGGGTGAGGAGGAAAAACTCACTCTGGCGGCGCAGCGGCTTCAGGCCAAGGTCGATGCCTTCCGTACGAAGAAGGAGACCATCAAGGCCACCTACACCGCCGCCCAGGCGCAGACCCGGATCGGCGAGGCATTCTCCGGCATCTCCGAGGAGATGGGCGACGTCGGCCTGGCGATCCAGCGGGCCGAGGACAAGACCCAGCAGCTCCAGGCGCGGGCCGGGGCCATCGACGAACTGCTCGCCTCCGGCGCCCTGGACGACCCGTCCGGGACGGCGAAGGACGACATCGCCGCCGAGCTGGACCGGATCTCCGGTGGTACGGATGTAGAGCTGGAGCTGCAGCGCATGAAGGCCGAACTGGCCGGCGGCTCCACCCCGCAGCAGGCCATCGAGGGCGGCCCGCAGGACGCGTCGCAGGCGCAGCCGCAGCAGTCCCCGAACAAGTTCGACAAGCAGTAA
- a CDS encoding bifunctional adenosylcobinamide kinase/adenosylcobinamide-phosphate guanylyltransferase: protein MELTLLGTGAPDGLPRPECPCAACSTARGGRARAATALLIDDALLLDLTPGAVFAAARAGHSLSGVRQVLLTHPHDGPAVELPAGLPPAGRVPDGRVLTLISGHRVRAVPMDAPGTGYEVSSPEGVRLLYLPPGAAPAGLREPAAEPYDMVVGDVIGRPDAVARLRAVGAVGPVTELIAVHLGHDAPPGAELDRRLAAAGARAVPDGTTLVVGDFPAVPDVPRRTLVTGGARSGKSLEAERRLETFPDVVYVATGGTRDDADWAARVGLHRERRPGAWRTEETCELAGLLAVEGPPLLIDCLSLWLTDAMDRVVAWDDARWADGGEAALRARTAELIGAVRGTRRVVVAVTNEVGSGVVPSTVSGRRFRDELGRLNAAFAAECEQVLLVVAGQALTLRG from the coding sequence GTGGAACTGACTCTGCTCGGCACCGGAGCCCCCGACGGGCTGCCGCGGCCCGAATGCCCCTGCGCCGCCTGTTCGACCGCCCGAGGAGGGCGGGCGCGGGCCGCGACCGCGTTGCTGATCGACGACGCGCTGCTGCTCGACCTGACGCCCGGCGCCGTGTTCGCCGCCGCCCGGGCGGGCCACTCGCTCAGCGGGGTGCGGCAGGTGCTGCTGACCCACCCGCACGACGGGCCCGCCGTCGAACTGCCCGCCGGGCTGCCCCCCGCCGGGCGGGTCCCGGACGGCCGGGTGCTGACGCTGATCAGCGGACACCGGGTGCGGGCGGTCCCGATGGACGCGCCGGGCACGGGGTACGAGGTGTCGTCGCCCGAGGGCGTCCGGCTGCTGTACCTGCCGCCCGGGGCAGCGCCCGCCGGGCTGCGGGAACCCGCGGCGGAGCCGTACGACATGGTCGTCGGCGATGTGATCGGCCGGCCGGACGCGGTGGCGCGGCTGCGGGCCGTCGGGGCGGTCGGGCCGGTCACCGAGCTGATCGCCGTCCACCTGGGCCATGACGCGCCGCCCGGGGCCGAGCTGGACCGTCGCCTCGCCGCGGCGGGCGCGCGGGCCGTTCCCGACGGGACGACCCTCGTGGTCGGCGACTTCCCCGCCGTACCGGACGTTCCCCGGCGCACCCTGGTGACGGGCGGTGCGCGGTCCGGGAAGTCGTTGGAGGCGGAGCGGCGGCTGGAGACGTTCCCGGACGTCGTGTACGTGGCGACGGGCGGCACCCGGGACGACGCGGACTGGGCGGCCCGGGTGGGGCTGCACCGGGAGCGCAGACCCGGCGCGTGGCGCACCGAGGAGACCTGCGAGCTGGCCGGGCTGCTGGCGGTGGAGGGGCCGCCGCTGCTGATCGACTGCCTGTCGCTGTGGCTGACCGACGCGATGGACCGGGTGGTGGCCTGGGACGACGCGAGGTGGGCGGACGGCGGCGAGGCGGCGCTGCGGGCGCGGACCGCCGAGCTGATCGGCGCGGTCCGCGGGACACGGCGCGTCGTGGTCGCCGTGACCAACGAGGTGGGGTCCGGGGTGGTGCCCTCGACGGTGTCCGGGCGGCGGTTCCGTGACGAGCTGGGCCGGCTGAACGCCGCGTTCGCCGCGGAGTGCGAACAGGTGCTGCTGGTGGTGGCCGGTCAGGCGCTGACCCTGCGGGGCTGA